A stretch of the Neodiprion lecontei isolate iyNeoLeco1 chromosome 4, iyNeoLeco1.1, whole genome shotgun sequence genome encodes the following:
- the LOC107224986 gene encoding uncharacterized protein LOC107224986 isoform X1 has protein sequence MVDSSGEYVLQWEGHASHVTERFSGLLARQSLVDITLICQEQRLRVHKLVLASCSLYFEEMLEQDLGQEPTVLFSDINFEVLKSMVEFMYCGETNISKQHLEPLLQAAIVFKVKELASIVKNVIGAKNINTDETSDCLEEFCEENANDLAEESDYSLFSDNDCRQTLTWNKIGVDIYPRNDTDESTDAAYLNDDNSSTHDTDARNSDQSQATLSFIDVARKNIEQTYPDVPSAVNPALKFDIHRISTADSVNADTNMFCNDKSGRQPVLYEQCCDFVNTDTTFDQCMDIPLPLSQSRIEEKCESIYQSMPEFQEFTRTVDKYLKVYTHKKRRNFSGRLENRLVKLTENSPELANNNCIDLKDEPSRNETELESEYILGLGPKIVENISDFTSSDTSEESVVSTASVDIDTTVNFNNKHARQMKEIFTNEQLDPTIFRSNSIQCPPTLRRSVRLSQHENDDSTNDKTLQDMERRRDMRKNSMTIKRRNKDSDYSESDENKASSLSSVAKCSDPRRSLRSNSKFIARRSKSHLSLSKDINRSEEKVIANGKLKPDKLQIIKPEPGEKFSNKFNTIATVSRVLWGDMSDCLENSENNIEDYMDYSPSKEIPFAVGLLPLRAALERMQATPDYQPRKTRSSVMLFRQEFNGVKRKSCGGSSADSNNGSAKRQNTQSPGDNLNSNTVCHVRITASHSQPVVRPRRKSLNEEVAVRTNIASRQ, from the exons ATGGTTGATAGCAGTGGAGAATACGTTCTTCAGTGGGAAGGACACGCTAGCCATGTCACAGAGAGATTCAGCGGACTTTTGGCCCGACAATCCCTTGTCGATATTACCCTGATTTGCCAGGAACAAAGGCTGCGCGTCCACAAGCTAGTACTTGCATCGTGCAGCCTTTACTTTGAG gAAATGTTGGAACAAGATCTGGGCCAGGAGCCGACAGTTCTATTCAGCGACATCAATTTCGAAGTTTTGAAATCGATGGTTGAATTCATGTACTGCGGAGAAACGAATATTTCGAAACAGCACTTGGAACCTTTACTTCAAGCTGCTATAGTGTTTAAG gtgaAAGAACTCGCTTCTATTGTCAAAAATGTGATTGGAGCTAAAAATATCAACACAGATGAAACAAGCGATTGTTTGGAAGAATTTTGTGAAGAAAATGCCAATGATTTAGCAGAGGAAAGTGATTACAGTTTATTCAGTGACAATGACTGTAGGCAGACTTTGACGTGGAATAAAATTGGAGTAGATATATACCCCAGAAACGACACAGATGAAAGTACTGATGCAGCATATCTGAATGATGACAATTCATCAACACACGACACTGATGCAAGAAATTCTGATCAATCTCAAGCAACGTTATCTTTCATTGATGTTGCACGTAAAAACATCGAGCAAACCTACCCTGATGTTCCCAGTGCTGTGAATCCGgcattgaaatttgatatacACAGAATTAGTACTGCAGATAGTGTAAATGCCGATACCAACATGTTTTGCAATGATAAAAGCGGCCGGCAACCTGTGCTTTATGAACAATGCTGTGATTTTGTAAATACTGATACAACCTTTGACCAATGTATGGATATCCCTTTGCCTTTATCTCAATCTCGCATCGAAGAAAAATGCGAAAGTATCTATCAGTCAATGCCtgaatttcaagaatttacgAGAACcgttgataaatatttgaagGTTTACACGCACAAAAAGAGACGTAACTTTAGTGGAAGACTAGAGAACCGGCTGGTTAAATTGACTGAGAATTCACCCGAACTAGCGAATAACAACTGTATAGATTTGAAAGATGAACCGTCGAGGAATGAAACTGAACTGGAAAGCGAGTATATTTTAGGTTTAGGACCCAAAATTGTAGAGAACATATCAGATTTTACAAGTAGTGATACCTCGGAGGAAAGTGTCGTCTCAACTGCATCTGTTGACATCGACACTACTGTCAACTTTAATAATAAACATGCCAGACAAATGAAAGAGATTTTCACAAATGAGCAATTAGATCCCACCATCTTTAGATCCAATTCCATACAGTGTCCACCAACATTACGAAGAAGTGTGAGGCTGAGCCAGCACGAAAACGACGATTCCACAAACGATAAGACTCTCCAGGACATGGAGAGAAGAAGAGATATGCGGAAAAATTCTATGACAATAAAACGCAGGAACAAGGACTCAGATTACAGTGAATCAGATGAGAATAAAGCGAGTTCACTAAGCTCGGTGGCAAAATGCTCAGATCCACGAAGATCACTGCGAAGTAATAGCAAGTTTATTGCACGTAGAAGCAAAAGCCATTTATCACTATCCAAGGATATCAACAGAAGTGAAGAGAAAGTGATAGCTAATGGTAAATTGAAGCCAGATAAATTGCAGATAATAAAACCAGAGCCAggggaaaagttttcaaataaattcaacacCATAGCTACTGTGAGTCGAGTACTGTGGGGTGACATGTCAGACTGTTTGGAAAACAGCGAGAACAATATTGAGGACTATATGGACTATTCGCCGAGCAAGGAGATCCCGTTTGCCGTTGGACTATTGCCGCTTCGTGCTGCCCTCGAAAGGATGCAAGCCACACCCGATTATCAGCCGCGGAAAACCCGATCCTCTGTGATGCTATTTAGGCAGGAGTTTAACGGTGTTAAAAGAAAAAGCTGTGGTGGTAGCAGCGCCGACTCAAATAATGGCAGCGCGAAACGACAGAACACTCAATCGCCGGGTGATAATTTGAACAGCAATACTGTTTGTCACGTTCGCATTACCGCGAGTCATTCACAGCCTGTGGTTAGGCCTCGGCGAAAATCGTTGAACGAGGAAGTAGCCGTCCGGACGAATATAGCCAGTCGGCAATGA
- the LOC107224986 gene encoding uncharacterized protein LOC107224986 isoform X2 — MTSVLAIPQGLAVIENFTFGNNKIVVHVSVTNRSRVKELASIVKNVIGAKNINTDETSDCLEEFCEENANDLAEESDYSLFSDNDCRQTLTWNKIGVDIYPRNDTDESTDAAYLNDDNSSTHDTDARNSDQSQATLSFIDVARKNIEQTYPDVPSAVNPALKFDIHRISTADSVNADTNMFCNDKSGRQPVLYEQCCDFVNTDTTFDQCMDIPLPLSQSRIEEKCESIYQSMPEFQEFTRTVDKYLKVYTHKKRRNFSGRLENRLVKLTENSPELANNNCIDLKDEPSRNETELESEYILGLGPKIVENISDFTSSDTSEESVVSTASVDIDTTVNFNNKHARQMKEIFTNEQLDPTIFRSNSIQCPPTLRRSVRLSQHENDDSTNDKTLQDMERRRDMRKNSMTIKRRNKDSDYSESDENKASSLSSVAKCSDPRRSLRSNSKFIARRSKSHLSLSKDINRSEEKVIANGKLKPDKLQIIKPEPGEKFSNKFNTIATVSRVLWGDMSDCLENSENNIEDYMDYSPSKEIPFAVGLLPLRAALERMQATPDYQPRKTRSSVMLFRQEFNGVKRKSCGGSSADSNNGSAKRQNTQSPGDNLNSNTVCHVRITASHSQPVVRPRRKSLNEEVAVRTNIASRQ, encoded by the exons ATGACTAGCGTACTTGCTATACCTCAAGGACTCGCAGTAATTGAAAACTTTACATTTGGCAATAACAAAATAGTTGTGCATGTTTCCGTCACCAATCGCTCTCGG gtgaAAGAACTCGCTTCTATTGTCAAAAATGTGATTGGAGCTAAAAATATCAACACAGATGAAACAAGCGATTGTTTGGAAGAATTTTGTGAAGAAAATGCCAATGATTTAGCAGAGGAAAGTGATTACAGTTTATTCAGTGACAATGACTGTAGGCAGACTTTGACGTGGAATAAAATTGGAGTAGATATATACCCCAGAAACGACACAGATGAAAGTACTGATGCAGCATATCTGAATGATGACAATTCATCAACACACGACACTGATGCAAGAAATTCTGATCAATCTCAAGCAACGTTATCTTTCATTGATGTTGCACGTAAAAACATCGAGCAAACCTACCCTGATGTTCCCAGTGCTGTGAATCCGgcattgaaatttgatatacACAGAATTAGTACTGCAGATAGTGTAAATGCCGATACCAACATGTTTTGCAATGATAAAAGCGGCCGGCAACCTGTGCTTTATGAACAATGCTGTGATTTTGTAAATACTGATACAACCTTTGACCAATGTATGGATATCCCTTTGCCTTTATCTCAATCTCGCATCGAAGAAAAATGCGAAAGTATCTATCAGTCAATGCCtgaatttcaagaatttacgAGAACcgttgataaatatttgaagGTTTACACGCACAAAAAGAGACGTAACTTTAGTGGAAGACTAGAGAACCGGCTGGTTAAATTGACTGAGAATTCACCCGAACTAGCGAATAACAACTGTATAGATTTGAAAGATGAACCGTCGAGGAATGAAACTGAACTGGAAAGCGAGTATATTTTAGGTTTAGGACCCAAAATTGTAGAGAACATATCAGATTTTACAAGTAGTGATACCTCGGAGGAAAGTGTCGTCTCAACTGCATCTGTTGACATCGACACTACTGTCAACTTTAATAATAAACATGCCAGACAAATGAAAGAGATTTTCACAAATGAGCAATTAGATCCCACCATCTTTAGATCCAATTCCATACAGTGTCCACCAACATTACGAAGAAGTGTGAGGCTGAGCCAGCACGAAAACGACGATTCCACAAACGATAAGACTCTCCAGGACATGGAGAGAAGAAGAGATATGCGGAAAAATTCTATGACAATAAAACGCAGGAACAAGGACTCAGATTACAGTGAATCAGATGAGAATAAAGCGAGTTCACTAAGCTCGGTGGCAAAATGCTCAGATCCACGAAGATCACTGCGAAGTAATAGCAAGTTTATTGCACGTAGAAGCAAAAGCCATTTATCACTATCCAAGGATATCAACAGAAGTGAAGAGAAAGTGATAGCTAATGGTAAATTGAAGCCAGATAAATTGCAGATAATAAAACCAGAGCCAggggaaaagttttcaaataaattcaacacCATAGCTACTGTGAGTCGAGTACTGTGGGGTGACATGTCAGACTGTTTGGAAAACAGCGAGAACAATATTGAGGACTATATGGACTATTCGCCGAGCAAGGAGATCCCGTTTGCCGTTGGACTATTGCCGCTTCGTGCTGCCCTCGAAAGGATGCAAGCCACACCCGATTATCAGCCGCGGAAAACCCGATCCTCTGTGATGCTATTTAGGCAGGAGTTTAACGGTGTTAAAAGAAAAAGCTGTGGTGGTAGCAGCGCCGACTCAAATAATGGCAGCGCGAAACGACAGAACACTCAATCGCCGGGTGATAATTTGAACAGCAATACTGTTTGTCACGTTCGCATTACCGCGAGTCATTCACAGCCTGTGGTTAGGCCTCGGCGAAAATCGTTGAACGAGGAAGTAGCCGTCCGGACGAATATAGCCAGTCGGCAATGA
- the LOC107224958 gene encoding bifunctional glutamate/proline--tRNA ligase — MSFKLIASPHNPPLGALAITELLRNDGKLKVDVSWSEIKGSSNIQLFDKEGTLIGENNNEAIRYLARTIDSALYGGEGALERTEVDHWLSFSIGPLKCSQSIEEALAYLERSLTPKTWLASKRFTIADISVFVALYSQSRWQDSEKYPNITRWYKHVLSLPAIKTSIDTIKANATPAKDKPDTVGKMNKAPKGGGARKEQGKFIELPGAEMGKVVVRFPPEASGYLHIGHAKAALLNQYYADNFQGQLIMRFDDTNPAKESVEFEEAILQDLEMLQIKPDRFTHTSQYFDLMLKYCQQMLTEGKAYVDDTPAITMKEQRDQKLPSVNRDNSVEKNLELWEEMKKASSRGKECCVRAKIDYESVNGCMRDPTIYRCKPEPHPRTGTEYKVYPTYDFACPIVDAIEGVTHTLRTTEYHDRDAQFYWFIEALNLRRPHIWAYSRLNMTHTVLSKRKLTWFVAEGLVDGWDDPRFPTVRGILRRGMTVEGLKQFIIAQGSSKSVVFMEWDKIWSFNKKVIDPTAARYTALSQDQTIPVRVLDATEGWLTVQNHPKDPTQGTKRVRIGPNLLIEKDDAEVLIEGQNATFINWGNILIQKIKKENGKITEIEARLNLDNKDFKSTLKLTWLCQDKSVTKDKVEESNLIPCYAVYFNHIISKAVLGKDDDFKDFVAKNTRKEVTLLGEVELKRVVKGDIIQLQRKGFFRCDVPYAPASPHSSREQPLILFHVPDGHATSPTTLPVVSPTTSSTKATAEASQSPKELNTVGNNEEDLSTKVAAQGEKVRELKAAKAEKKVIEQEVKTLLALKAEYKAATGADWKPGAVAAPAASKTSNINRSAEIISGEISKQGDKVRQLKGEKAEKKLVEVEVKTLLNLKAEYKSATGQDWKPGVTPVVMATDGVKREDKIADGRSADIICNEIAKQGDKVRVLKGEKADKKVVEAEVKTLLSLKAEYKLATGQDWKPGTVPARKAEGEKKMDPGAEISVQIANQGDKVRQLKSEKAGKSIIDEEVKTLLALKAEYKIKVGKEWKPETVPSAAVKVETKNDNVEKISNEIKKQGDKVRDLKAVKADKKIVDQEVKILLNLKTEYKTASGQDWKPFSSPAPAKDAKKSDSQSKKPASVNKSAKEAATKDKEITKTGTRLGLEAKKNESLSEWYSQVITKGEMIEYYDVSGCYVLRPWSYHIWEVIKDWFDSEIKKLGVQNCYFPIFVSRGVLEKEKAHIADFAPEVAWVTKSGDSELAEPIAIRPTSETVMYPAYAKWLKSHRDLPLKLNQWNNVVRWEFKHPQPFLRTREFLWQEGHTAFATKAEAEEEVLTILELYTRIYQDILAIPVVKGRKTEKEKFAGGDFTTTVEAFVSASGRAIQGATSHFLGQNFSKMFDIQVEGAEEGSEKTYVYQNSWGITTRTIGVMIMVHGDDNGLVLPPRVAAVQAVIIPCGITASSTPEQRQQLLTECTKLERELKTEGKLRVQGDYRDNYSPGWKFNHWELKGVPLRIELGPKDLQKSQVTLVRRDNSARLTIPRTQANTEIKNLLEEIQKSMFVRAFEDMKQHIKQAEDWKEFCAHLDNKNIILAPFCGEISCEDKIKADSAREDAGEEPGAPAMGAKSLCIPFEQPIPPAPLETLRCINLECKNKPKFYTLFGRSY; from the exons ATGTCTTTCAAACTAATCGCAAGCCCTCACAATCCACCGTTAG GTGCATTGGCCATAACTGAGTTGCTTCGCAACGATGGGAAACTTAAGGTAGATGTATCCTGGTCTGAGATCAAGGGATCTAGCAATATTCAACTCTTTGATAAAGAAGGTACTTTAATTGGGGAAAACAACAACGAAGCAATTCGATATCTGGCACGTACCATAGACTCAGCGTTGTATG GTGGAGAGGGTGCTTTGGAAAGAACCGAGGTTGACCATTGGCTATCCTTCTCGATTGGTCCTCTCAAATGTTCACAGTCTATAGAAGAGGCTCTGGCTTACTTGGAGCGCTCGTTGACACCTAAAACATGGCTAGCTTCTAAGAGGTTTACAATTGCTGATATCTCTGTTTTTGTGGCACTGTATAGCCAATCACGTTGGCAAGACAGTGAAAAATATCCAAACATCACCCGATGGTATAAGCATGTGCTTTCATTGCCAGCTATCAAAACGTCCATAGATACAATTAAAGCAAACGCTACACCTGCGAAAGACAAACCTGATACTGTCGGCAAAATGAACAAAGCACCGAAGGGTGGAGGTGCCAGAAAAGAACAAGGAAAATTCATAGAATTACCTGGTGCTGAGATGGGGAAG GTGGTAGTACGTTTTCCACCAGAAGCTAGCGGCTATCTTCATATCGGCCATGCAAAGGCAGCTCTGTTGAATCAATATTACGCTGACAATTTCCAAGGGCAATTAATCATGCGGTTCGATGATACAAATCCGGCTAAGGAATCCGTCGAATTTGAAGAAGCCATCTTGCAGGACTTGGAAATGCTGCAAATAAAACCGGACCGATTTACCCACACCTCACAATACTTTGATTTAATGCTTAAATATTGCCAGCAAATGTTGACTGAGGGCAAGGCATATGTTGACGATACTCCAGCAATCACTATGAAGGAGCAGCGCGACCAGAAATTGCCTTCTGTGAACAGAGATAACA GTGTAGAGAAGAATTTGGAACTGTGGGAAGAGATGAAGAAAGCTAGCAGCCGTGGCAAAGAGTGCTGTGTGAGAGCCAAAATTGATTACGAATCAGTTAACGGATGTATGCGTGATCCCACAATTTATCGCTGTAAACCTGAGCCCCACCCTCGTACAGGCACTGAATACAA GGTTTACCCAACATACGATTTTGCTTGCCCAATCGTTGACGCAATTGAAGGAGTAACTCATACGCTTCGCACAACTGAATACCACGACCGAGATGCTCAGTTCTATTGGTTTATAGAGGCCCTTAATCTTCGGCGGCCACATATTTGGGCATACTCAAGACTTAACATGACACACACTGTATTGTCAAAGCGAAAATTAACGTGGTTTGTAGCTGAAGGACTCGTAGATGGTTGGGACGACCCTCGTTTTCCCACAGTAAGAGGTATTTTACGTCGAGGAATGACTGTGGAGGGATTAAAACAATTTATCATAGCGCAAGGTAGTTCAAAATCCGTCGTATTTATGGAATGGGATAAAATTTGGTCGTTTAACAAAAAAGTTATCGATCCTACTGCTGCAAG GTATACAGCTCTCTCACAAGATCAAACGATACCTGTTCGTGTATTAGATGCAACAGAGGGATGGCTTACAGTTCAAAATCATCCGAAAGATCCCACTCAGGGTACTAAAAGAGTGCGGATCGGACCCAATCTGCTTATCGAAAAAGATGATGCCGAAGTTCTGATTGAAGGTCAGAACGCAACCTTTATAAATTGGGGAAATATTTTAATccagaaaataaagaaagagaatgGCAAAATAACAGAGATTGAGGCGAGATTGAATCTTGATAATAAAGATTTCAAATCAACCCTCAAGCTTACTTGGCTCTGCCAAGATAAAAGTGTAACAAAGGATAAGGTCGAAGAGTCAAACTTGATACCATGTTATGCCGTTTATTTTAACCACATTATCAGTAAGGCAGTACTAGGAAAGGATGacgatttcaaagattttgtcgccaaaaatacaagg AAAGAGGTAACATTGCTAGGTGAAGTTGAACTGAAAAGGGTGGTCAAAGGCGACATAATCCAGTTGCAAAGGAAAGGATTCTTTCGCTGCGACGTTCCTTATGCTCCGGCAAGCCCACACTCTTCGAGGGAACAGCCTCTGATTTTATTCCATGTGCCTGATGGTCACGCCACCTCTCCCACCACTTTACCTGTAGTTTCCCCTACTACTTCCTCAACTAAGGCAACTGCCGAAGCCAGCCAGTCACCAAAAGAG TTAAATACTGTCGGCAATAATGAAGAGGACCTAAGCACAAAAGTTGCTGCGCAGGGTGAAAAAGTCCGAGAGCTCAAGGCTGCTAAGGCGGAGAAGAAAGTGATCGAGCAAGAAGTAAAGACTTTGTTAGCCCTAAAAGCAGAATACAAAGCAGCTACGGGTGCCGATTGGAAGCCTGGAGCAGTGGCAGCTCCTGCTGCGAGTAAAACAAGTAACATCAACCGAAGCGCCGAGATTATATCTGGTGAGATTTCAAAGCAAGGCGATAAAGTCAGACAACTAAAAGGGGAGAAGGCAGAGAAAAAGTTAGTCGAAGTAGAAGTAAAAACACTTTTGAACTTGAAGGCTGAGTATAAAAGTGCGACTGGACAAGACTGGAAACCTGGAGTCACACCGGTAGTGATGGCGACAGATGGAGTAAAGAGAGAGGATAAAATAGCCGATGGCAGAAGTGCGGACATAATATGTAATGAAATAGCAAAGCAAGGTGATAAAGTGAGAGTACTTAAAGGAGAAAAAGCTGATAAAAAAGTAGTTGAAGCAGAGGTAAAAACGCTTTTGAGTTTGAAGGCAGAGTATAAGTTGGCGACGGGTCAGGACTGGAAGCCTGGAACTGTGCCTGCTCGGAAAGCagaaggggagaaaaaaatggatcCTGGAGCAGAAATATCTGTTCAGATTGCAAATCAAGGAGACAAAGTGAGGCAGTTGAAGTCAGAAAAGGCAGGTAAGAGTATCATCGACGAAGAAGTGAAAACCCTACTTGCTTTGAAGGCAGAGTACAAAATCAAAGTTGGTAAAGAATGGAAACCAGAAACAGTCCCCTCGGCAGCAGTAAAAGTTGAAACTAAGAACGATAATGTAGAGAAAATATcaaacgaaattaaaaaacaaggTGATAAAGTACGCGACCTCAAAGCTGTTAAGGCGGATAAGAAAATTGTCGATCAGGAAGTGAAAAttcttttgaatttaaaaactgAGTACAAGACTGCTTCAGGACAAGACTGGAAACCATTTAGTTCTCCGGCTCCTGCCAAAGATGCTAAGAAATCAGATAGTCAGTCAAAGAAACCAGCGAGTGTTAATAAGAGTGCGAAGGAAGCAGCAACGAAAGATAAAGAAATAACTAAAACTGGCACAAGATTAGGCCTAGAggccaaaaaaaatgaaagccTTTCAGAATGGTACTCACAAGTCATCACTAAAGGAGAGATGATCGAGTATTATGATGTGTCAGGTTGTTATGTCCTCAGACCCTGGAGTTACCACATTTGGGAAGTTATAAAGGACTGGTTCGACAGTGAGATAAAGAAACTTGGGGTCCAAAACTGTTATTTCCCTATATTTGTGAGCCGGGGTGTtcttgaaaaggaaaaagcgCACATTGCCGACTTTGCCCCTGAAGTAGCATGGGTAACGAAGAGTGGCGACTCTGAACTAGCAGAACCAATTGCCATAAGACCTACTTCGGAGACGGTGATGTACCCAGCGTATGCTAAGTGGTTAAAATCTCACCGGGACTTGCCTCTCAAGCTTAATCAATGGAACAACGTTGTG AGATGGGAATTTAAGCATCCTCAGCCATTCCTAAGAACTCGAGAGTTTCTGTGGCAAGAAGGCCATACAGCATTTGCAACTAAGGctgaagcagaagaagaagtacTAACTATCTTGGAGTTGTATACCAGAATTTATCAAGATATATTAGCAATTCCTGTAGTCAAGGGTCGGAAAACTGAAAAGGAAAAGTTTGCTGGTGGCGATTTCACCACGACAGTTGAAGCCTTTGTTTCTGCAAGTGGAAGAGCCATACAGGGTGCAACTAGCCATTTCCTTggacaaaatttttcgaaaatgtttGATATCCAGGTCGAAGGAGCTGAAGAAGGTAGCGAAAAAACATATGTTTATCAAAACTCATGGGGAATAACAACACGTACTATAGGTGTTATGATTATG gtCCATGGCGATGATAATGGTTTAGTGCTGCCTCCGAGAGTGGCTGCTGTGCAGGCAGTCATTATTCCTTGTGGAATCACAGCGTCTAGTACACCTGAGCAGCGCCAGCAATTGCTTACAGAATGTACCAAGTTGGAGCGTGAACTGAAAACTGAAGGGAAATTGAGAGTTCAGGGTGATTACAGGGACAATTACAGTCCTGGTTGGAAATTTAATCACTGGGAGCTGAAGGGTGTTCCTTTGAGAATAGAACTAGGACCGAAAGATTTACAGAAAAGTCAAGTTACGTTGGTGCGCAGAGATAATTCTGCCAGGCTGACAATACCACGGACTCAAGCAAATACAGAAATCAAAAACCTGCTGGAAGAGATACAAAAGAGCATGTTTGTTAG GGCCTTTGAGGATATGAAACAGCATATAAAACAAGCAGAAGATTGGAAAGAGTTTTGCGCACATTTagataacaaaaatataattttagcGCCTTTCTGTGGAGAAATATCGTGCGAGGATAAAATCAAGGCAGACAGTGCAAG agAGGATGCTGGTGAAGAGCCTGGAGCTCCAGCCATGGGAGCTAAAAGTCTGTGCATCCCATTTGAACAACCGATACCTCCGGCGCCGCTAGAAACGTTGCGGTGCATTAATCTTGAATGTAAAAACAAGCCGAAATTCTATACTCTGTTTGGACGTAGCTACTGA
- the LOC107224986 gene encoding uncharacterized protein LOC107224986 isoform X3, with product MTSVLAIPQGLAVKELASIVKNVIGAKNINTDETSDCLEEFCEENANDLAEESDYSLFSDNDCRQTLTWNKIGVDIYPRNDTDESTDAAYLNDDNSSTHDTDARNSDQSQATLSFIDVARKNIEQTYPDVPSAVNPALKFDIHRISTADSVNADTNMFCNDKSGRQPVLYEQCCDFVNTDTTFDQCMDIPLPLSQSRIEEKCESIYQSMPEFQEFTRTVDKYLKVYTHKKRRNFSGRLENRLVKLTENSPELANNNCIDLKDEPSRNETELESEYILGLGPKIVENISDFTSSDTSEESVVSTASVDIDTTVNFNNKHARQMKEIFTNEQLDPTIFRSNSIQCPPTLRRSVRLSQHENDDSTNDKTLQDMERRRDMRKNSMTIKRRNKDSDYSESDENKASSLSSVAKCSDPRRSLRSNSKFIARRSKSHLSLSKDINRSEEKVIANGKLKPDKLQIIKPEPGEKFSNKFNTIATVSRVLWGDMSDCLENSENNIEDYMDYSPSKEIPFAVGLLPLRAALERMQATPDYQPRKTRSSVMLFRQEFNGVKRKSCGGSSADSNNGSAKRQNTQSPGDNLNSNTVCHVRITASHSQPVVRPRRKSLNEEVAVRTNIASRQ from the exons ATGACTAGCGTACTTGCTATACCTCAAGGACTCGCA gtgaAAGAACTCGCTTCTATTGTCAAAAATGTGATTGGAGCTAAAAATATCAACACAGATGAAACAAGCGATTGTTTGGAAGAATTTTGTGAAGAAAATGCCAATGATTTAGCAGAGGAAAGTGATTACAGTTTATTCAGTGACAATGACTGTAGGCAGACTTTGACGTGGAATAAAATTGGAGTAGATATATACCCCAGAAACGACACAGATGAAAGTACTGATGCAGCATATCTGAATGATGACAATTCATCAACACACGACACTGATGCAAGAAATTCTGATCAATCTCAAGCAACGTTATCTTTCATTGATGTTGCACGTAAAAACATCGAGCAAACCTACCCTGATGTTCCCAGTGCTGTGAATCCGgcattgaaatttgatatacACAGAATTAGTACTGCAGATAGTGTAAATGCCGATACCAACATGTTTTGCAATGATAAAAGCGGCCGGCAACCTGTGCTTTATGAACAATGCTGTGATTTTGTAAATACTGATACAACCTTTGACCAATGTATGGATATCCCTTTGCCTTTATCTCAATCTCGCATCGAAGAAAAATGCGAAAGTATCTATCAGTCAATGCCtgaatttcaagaatttacgAGAACcgttgataaatatttgaagGTTTACACGCACAAAAAGAGACGTAACTTTAGTGGAAGACTAGAGAACCGGCTGGTTAAATTGACTGAGAATTCACCCGAACTAGCGAATAACAACTGTATAGATTTGAAAGATGAACCGTCGAGGAATGAAACTGAACTGGAAAGCGAGTATATTTTAGGTTTAGGACCCAAAATTGTAGAGAACATATCAGATTTTACAAGTAGTGATACCTCGGAGGAAAGTGTCGTCTCAACTGCATCTGTTGACATCGACACTACTGTCAACTTTAATAATAAACATGCCAGACAAATGAAAGAGATTTTCACAAATGAGCAATTAGATCCCACCATCTTTAGATCCAATTCCATACAGTGTCCACCAACATTACGAAGAAGTGTGAGGCTGAGCCAGCACGAAAACGACGATTCCACAAACGATAAGACTCTCCAGGACATGGAGAGAAGAAGAGATATGCGGAAAAATTCTATGACAATAAAACGCAGGAACAAGGACTCAGATTACAGTGAATCAGATGAGAATAAAGCGAGTTCACTAAGCTCGGTGGCAAAATGCTCAGATCCACGAAGATCACTGCGAAGTAATAGCAAGTTTATTGCACGTAGAAGCAAAAGCCATTTATCACTATCCAAGGATATCAACAGAAGTGAAGAGAAAGTGATAGCTAATGGTAAATTGAAGCCAGATAAATTGCAGATAATAAAACCAGAGCCAggggaaaagttttcaaataaattcaacacCATAGCTACTGTGAGTCGAGTACTGTGGGGTGACATGTCAGACTGTTTGGAAAACAGCGAGAACAATATTGAGGACTATATGGACTATTCGCCGAGCAAGGAGATCCCGTTTGCCGTTGGACTATTGCCGCTTCGTGCTGCCCTCGAAAGGATGCAAGCCACACCCGATTATCAGCCGCGGAAAACCCGATCCTCTGTGATGCTATTTAGGCAGGAGTTTAACGGTGTTAAAAGAAAAAGCTGTGGTGGTAGCAGCGCCGACTCAAATAATGGCAGCGCGAAACGACAGAACACTCAATCGCCGGGTGATAATTTGAACAGCAATACTGTTTGTCACGTTCGCATTACCGCGAGTCATTCACAGCCTGTGGTTAGGCCTCGGCGAAAATCGTTGAACGAGGAAGTAGCCGTCCGGACGAATATAGCCAGTCGGCAATGA